Proteins from one Papaver somniferum cultivar HN1 unplaced genomic scaffold, ASM357369v1 unplaced-scaffold_158, whole genome shotgun sequence genomic window:
- the LOC113336991 gene encoding MDIS1-interacting receptor like kinase 2-like isoform X2 — protein MNSTWSSTTPCKWYGITCNNEGNVAELNVTGLGLQEAFHVYPHLEIFAVNYNMLYGELSKDWGDCQNLTMLSFSMNNITGRIPSEIGKLKNLAELYIHSNKLVGEIPKELFKLSSLSKLILHHNRLSGSLSSEIGMLSILQYLDLSNNKLIGSIPKQLGECSNLLSLNLSSNNFNDSIPPQIGNLESLQILLDLSYNEFSGEIPSSLEKLSKLITLDLSHNKLSGSIPASLDQMFSLTTVNVSYNELSGPLPDIKAFEDAPVDSLKNNKGLCGNNSRGLKPCNSLVMIRKKQDKHKLLLVILLPFLSSLFLLFILFTILFRLRKRSVRNLVTGNQPSGSNTGRNLFSIWNYDGKIVFEHIIEATKNFDAKFCIGTGGYGSVYKAELSTGQVVAVKKLHSSDEDYEIYDLKSFESEVQGKSEKCFMRWGTSFGIRLDKEGKIHQGNS, from the exons ATGAATTCTACTTGGAGTAGCACGACTCCATGCAAGTGGTATGGAATCACTTGTAACAATGAGGGAAACGTCGCAGAATTGAATGTAACAGGTTTGGGTTTACAAG AGGCGTTTCACGTATATCCGCATCTGGAGATATTTGCTGTGAATTACAATATGTTGTATGGTGAACTCTCAAAAGACTGGGGGGATTGTCAAAATTTGACAATGTTATCTTTCTCAATGAACAATATCACAGGCAGAATACCTTCTGAAATTGGAAAGTTGAAGAATTTAGCTGAACTTTATATTCATTCAAATAAATTAGTTGGGGAAATTCCTAAGGAGTTGTTTAAACTGTCTTCATTGAGCAAGTTGATTTTGCATCATAACCGACTTTCCGGTAGTTTATCCTCTGAAATTGGAATGTTATCCATCCTGCAATATCTCGACTTGTCAAATAATAAACTCATCGGATCAATACCCAAACAATTAGGGGAGTGTTCTAACTTACTATCTTTGAATTTGAGCTCAAACAATTTTAATGATAGCATCCCACCCCAGATCGGAAACTTGGAGTCGTTACAGATTTTGTTAGATCTTAGTTACAATGAGTTCAGCGGAGAGATACCATCATCTCTAGAAAAACTAAGCAAACTGATAACACTCGATTTATCTCACAACAAGCTTTCCGGATCTATTCCAGCTTCACTTGATCAAATGTTCAGCTTAACCACTGTCAATGTTTCATACAATGAGTTGAGTGGTCCTCTTCCGGATATCAAGGCCTTTGAAGATGCTCCAGTCGATTCATTGAAGAATAACAAAGGGTTATGTGGTAATAATTCTCGAGGTTTAAAACCATGCAATTCTTTGGTTATGATACGGAAAAAACAAGACAAGCATAAGCTTTTGCTCGTGATCCTACTTCCATTCCTTAGTTCGTTGTTTCTTTTATTCATACTCTTCACCATTTTGTTTCGCCTTCGAAAAAGATCGGTAAGAAATCTTGTGACTGGAAATCAACCTAGTGGTAGCAATACCGGAAGAAATTTATTTTCGATTTGGAATTACGATGGGAAAATAGTGTTTGAACACATAATTGAAGCAACCAAGAATTTTGATGCTAAATTTTGCATTGGAACGGGTGGATATGGGAGCGTTTACAAAGCAGAGCTATCAACAGGTCAGGTTGTTGCTGTGAAGAAACTTCACTCCTCGGATGAAGATTATGAGATATACGATCTTAAGTCATTTGAAAGTGAAGTTCAG GGGAAGTCTGAAAAATGTTTTATGCGATGGGGAACAAGCTTTGGAATTCGATTGGATAAAGAGGGTAAGATTCATCAAGGGAACAGCTGA
- the LOC113336991 gene encoding MDIS1-interacting receptor like kinase 2-like isoform X1: MNSTWSSTTPCKWYGITCNNEGNVAELNVTGLGLQEAFHVYPHLEIFAVNYNMLYGELSKDWGDCQNLTMLSFSMNNITGRIPSEIGKLKNLAELYIHSNKLVGEIPKELFKLSSLSKLILHHNRLSGSLSSEIGMLSILQYLDLSNNKLIGSIPKQLGECSNLLSLNLSSNNFNDSIPPQIGNLESLQILLDLSYNEFSGEIPSSLEKLSKLITLDLSHNKLSGSIPASLDQMFSLTTVNVSYNELSGPLPDIKAFEDAPVDSLKNNKGLCGNNSRGLKPCNSLVMIRKKQDKHKLLLVILLPFLSSLFLLFILFTILFRLRKRSVRNLVTGNQPSGSNTGRNLFSIWNYDGKIVFEHIIEATKNFDAKFCIGTGGYGSVYKAELSTGQVVAVKKLHSSDEDYEIYDLKSFESEVQVLTEIRHRNIVKLFGYCFNLQSKISFLVYEFMERGSLKNVLCDGEQALEFDWIKRVRFIKGTADALAYMHHDCVPAIVHRDISSKTFCWTLNMMLEFLILVRRGF; the protein is encoded by the exons ATGAATTCTACTTGGAGTAGCACGACTCCATGCAAGTGGTATGGAATCACTTGTAACAATGAGGGAAACGTCGCAGAATTGAATGTAACAGGTTTGGGTTTACAAG AGGCGTTTCACGTATATCCGCATCTGGAGATATTTGCTGTGAATTACAATATGTTGTATGGTGAACTCTCAAAAGACTGGGGGGATTGTCAAAATTTGACAATGTTATCTTTCTCAATGAACAATATCACAGGCAGAATACCTTCTGAAATTGGAAAGTTGAAGAATTTAGCTGAACTTTATATTCATTCAAATAAATTAGTTGGGGAAATTCCTAAGGAGTTGTTTAAACTGTCTTCATTGAGCAAGTTGATTTTGCATCATAACCGACTTTCCGGTAGTTTATCCTCTGAAATTGGAATGTTATCCATCCTGCAATATCTCGACTTGTCAAATAATAAACTCATCGGATCAATACCCAAACAATTAGGGGAGTGTTCTAACTTACTATCTTTGAATTTGAGCTCAAACAATTTTAATGATAGCATCCCACCCCAGATCGGAAACTTGGAGTCGTTACAGATTTTGTTAGATCTTAGTTACAATGAGTTCAGCGGAGAGATACCATCATCTCTAGAAAAACTAAGCAAACTGATAACACTCGATTTATCTCACAACAAGCTTTCCGGATCTATTCCAGCTTCACTTGATCAAATGTTCAGCTTAACCACTGTCAATGTTTCATACAATGAGTTGAGTGGTCCTCTTCCGGATATCAAGGCCTTTGAAGATGCTCCAGTCGATTCATTGAAGAATAACAAAGGGTTATGTGGTAATAATTCTCGAGGTTTAAAACCATGCAATTCTTTGGTTATGATACGGAAAAAACAAGACAAGCATAAGCTTTTGCTCGTGATCCTACTTCCATTCCTTAGTTCGTTGTTTCTTTTATTCATACTCTTCACCATTTTGTTTCGCCTTCGAAAAAGATCGGTAAGAAATCTTGTGACTGGAAATCAACCTAGTGGTAGCAATACCGGAAGAAATTTATTTTCGATTTGGAATTACGATGGGAAAATAGTGTTTGAACACATAATTGAAGCAACCAAGAATTTTGATGCTAAATTTTGCATTGGAACGGGTGGATATGGGAGCGTTTACAAAGCAGAGCTATCAACAGGTCAGGTTGTTGCTGTGAAGAAACTTCACTCCTCGGATGAAGATTATGAGATATACGATCTTAAGTCATTTGAAAGTGAAGTTCAGGTATTGACAGAAATCCGGCATCGAAACATTGTGAAACTTTTCGGTTATtgttttaatcttcaaagtaaaatCTCATTTTTGGTTTATGAGTTCATGGAAAGGGGAAGTCTGAAAAATGTTTTATGCGATGGGGAACAAGCTTTGGAATTCGATTGGATAAAGAGGGTAAGATTCATCAAGGGAACAGCTGATGCACTTGCTTACATGCACCACGACTGCGTTCCAGCCATAGTTCACAGGGACATATCTAGTAAAACATTTTGTTGGACTCTGAATATGATGCTCGAATTTCTGATTTTGGTACGGcgaggattttga